The Cognatishimia activa nucleotide sequence TTAGGCTTCGTTAGAACTGTTTTACTCGCTCGCGTTTAGCGCGAATTCGCTGGCAGCGGATAGGTTCTACATAATGCGGATAGGCCCGTATACTTTAGTATAGGAAGCTAATCAGCGGCCCTCATGAAAGAAATCATAGATCGATTCTGCTAATGAATCCGAGATCCCTTCCACTGCCTTGAGGTCTGCGAGATTCGCGCGACTCACCGCCTTGGCGCTACCGAAATGCGCGAGCAAGGCACGCTTCCGAGTCGCGCCGACACCAGGAACCTCATCCAAAGGCGTCGCCCCAACCGCTTTCGCCCGCTTGGCGCGGTGAGTGCCAATGGCGAAGCGATGGGCCTCGTCCCGCAGACGTTGGATAAAGTAGAGCACAGGATCGTTGCGGCGTAGCGCAAAAGGACGCTGACCCACTCGGTGGAACTCTTCCTTACCGTGGTCACGATCGACACCTTTGGCGACTCCGACCATCGGAATGTCTTCGACCCCCCATTCCCGCATGATCTCTGCAACCGCTGAAACCTGCCCCGCGCCCCCATCAATCAACAGCAGGTCTGGCCAATGCCCTTTGTCGCGATCAGGGTCTTCTTTGAGTAGGCGTTTGAAGCGGCGCGACAGCACCTCTTTCATCATGCCGAAGTCATCGCCCGGCGTGAGATCATCTCCGCGGATATTGAATTTGCGGTAGCTGTTCTTCATGAAGCCATCCCGCCCCGCAACGATCATCCCGCCTACGGCGTTTGTGCCTTGAATATGCGAGTTGTCATAAACTTCGATCCGTTCCGGTGGGCCTTCCAAAGAGAAGGCCTCAGCAATCCCAGTCAGCAGTTTCGCCTGTGTTGCGCTTTCGCTCATCTTCCGCGCCAATGACTCGCGCGCGTTGCGCACGGCACCCGCAACCAATTCAACCTTTTCGCCCCGCTGGGGCACCGTAATCTCGACCTTGCGCTTAGCCTTCTCTTCCAAGGCTTCAGACATCAACTCTGCGTTCTCGATGGGGTGAGACAGGATCAACTGCCTGGGCGGCTCTTTGGTGTCATAGAACTGCCCTGTGAAGGCTTCGAGCACCTCTGCAGCCTCGATGTCCGCACCAACACGTGGGTAGTAGTCTTTGTTCCCCCAGTTCTGATTGGCGCGAATAAAGAACACCTGCACACAGGCCTGCCCTTTTTCTAGGTGCAGCGCGATAACATCAGCCTCGCGTACACCGCGTGGATTGATGCCCTGCGCGGTTTGAACCTGGGTCAGGGCGCGAATACGATCTCTTAGAACCGCAGCCTGTTCGAACTCCATATTGGCGCTGGCCTCTTGCATTTGGCCAGCCAACTTCTCTTGGATATCAGTGGAGCGTCCCTGCAGATAGCGTTCTGCATCAGCCACCGATACTGCGTAGTCTTCGGCGCTAATCTTACCTACGCAGGGTGCTGTGCAGCGTTTGATTTGATATTGCAGACAAGGTCGCGTGCGGCTTTCGAACGTCGCGTCAGAACAGTCGCGCAACATGAAGACCTTTTGCAACTGGTTCAGGGTGCGATTGACCGCGCCAGCGCTTGCGAAAGGACCGTAGTAATTGCCCTTTTCCTTCTTCGCTCCGCGATGCTTTTTGACCTGTGGGAAGTCGTGTGCCTTGCTTACAAGGATGTTTGGGAAACTTTTGTCATCACGCAGCAGCACGTTGTACTTAGGTTTCAGCTGCTTGATCAGGTTTTGTTCAAGCAGCAGCGCTTCGGTTTCTGTCTTGGTCGTCAGAAACATCATCGAAGCGGTTTCGCTGATCATGCGAGAAATGCGGCCAGTATGCCCGGTTGGCCGTGAATAGCTTGATACCCGCGCTTTCAGATTGCGCGCCTTACCCACATACAAAACCCGTGCCTGACTATCGAGCATGCGATAAACCCCCGGAGAACCATCCAGAGTTTTCAGATAATCGGCGATCAACACATGGCCTGTCAGGCGCTGGGGTTCGTCAGAGGTAGTGTCAGACATTCAGACTATGAGCCTACATATGATTCTTTCCCTGCCTGCAATCTCAGGGGGCTTTGCGCAAGAGTAAACATGTCCACTGAATCTGTGGATAACTCTGAAGATAACTTTCCGTGAGAATTGAATCCCCCTTATTTTTAAGCCCAATTTGGTGATTGCACAAAAAATAGGCATATAAATATCCGTCTGTTTTTAAAGGATATTTTTTCCTAAAACTCTCAAAACACTGAAATCATTACAGTTTTCGTAACGCTTTCGTGACAGTTGTGTGACCGGTGCACAACTCGCATCCCTTCGCGCGGATGGCGCACGTAACTGCCACTCTCGGTCAGCAGCACAAACGTCAGAATTACATAAGGAAAAGGGAGATTAGGCCAGCACAGCTAAGATGTAGACGACGTACAGCCCAGTGAGCAGAACACCCCACCGCCGCGTGATATCAGCCTTGAACCAAACAAATGGCAGGATCAACAGGCTGGCACCTGCCATGACCCAAAGGTCAAACTCCAGGAAGTCGTCCTCAACCGGGATAGGACCAATCAGGCTGGCAATGCCCATTATGGCCAACAGGTTGAACATGTTGGAGCCAATGACATTCCCCAAAGCGACATCTGCCTGGCGCCGGAGCGCGGCCATGACAGTTGTGGCGAGTTCTGGGAGGCTGGTACCCAAAGCCACCAGTGTAAGACCAATCACGGCCTCCTCGACATGGAAGGCACGGGCAATATCCACGGCGCTTTCTACCAATAGATCAGCGCCCAATGGCAGACCAATTAAACCCAGAACAAGAAACATACCGATACGCCACCAAGGCATATCTGGATCAGCGCCTTCCAGATCATCCAAATCCTCTGCTTCACTACAGGCGGCCTTGCCATTTTTTCGGTGCTGCATGGCCATTCGGAAGGCATCCCCCAACACAAAAGTCAGAGCAGCCAGCAAGATCAATCCGCTCAGCCAGGTGAACACGCCACAAAATGCGAGTGCAATGAACAATGCAGTTGCTGCCATCATGAAGACGTAGTTCTTGCGAGTATCGCATGTGCTTGTGTGCAAGCGCGCTAAGATCGCGGGCAGGCCTGACACCAAGAGAATATTCGCTGTGTTGGAGCCGACTACGTTCCCCAGTGCAATGCCCGGAGCACCATCGTCAATCGCGCTGATCGCAATGAGCAGCTCAGGTGCAGACGTGCCAAATGCCACAATCGTCAGGCTCACGATCAATGCAGGAATGCCAATACGAAGGCTCATGTTGACCGCGCCGCGCACAAGTGCATCGCCTGCGAGCAGCAGAATGATCAGCCCTAAACCGGCTGTTAGCCAAACGAGCATGTGGTCTTAGCCCTTCCTGCTGCGACAGCGACAGGGTCCCTTGCCTAACTTAAACCGCCCGCATTCAGGGCATCTTCGCGCATCCAATTGTTTCTTACCTGGCAGCGTAAGCTTGCCAAACATGGCCAGTACAGCCATGCCAACGAGAAACAACAGGACAATTTTTGTCAGCACATCAAAGCCCGAACCGCGCGTATTCTGCGCGTTCCTCTATCCCGCTTAGGGCATCCTGTGCAACCTGTGCGCCAAATCTTTGCCAAAATGGACGTCGCATGTCGTAACGACGGAACCGTACATCCTTGCCAAATTTTTCTTTCATAACCGGTACGATATGCCCCAAACCATCGGCTAGACCCTGGTCGATCGCTTTCTGGCCGATCCAAATTTCACCGGTAAACATTTCGTCATTTTCGATGAGCTTGTCGCCACGACGCGTTTTCACATGGTCGATAAAGTTCTCATGGATCTGTTCAAGAATCTCGCCAAGACGCGCGACATCTTCTTCCTTTTCCGGGCTGAACGGGTCGAGCATCGATTTTGATTTTCCGGCGGTGTGCACGCGTCGCTCTATGCCATGGCGCTGCAAAAAATCATGCGCGCCAAAGCCAGCAGAGATTACGCCAATGGACCCCACGACGGATGATGCATCAACATAGATTTCGTCAGCAGCCGCGGCGAGCCAGTAGCCACCGGATGCAGCAACGTCTTCGACAAAGGCAAATACCGGCACATCCAGTTCTTCCGACAGTCGCCGAATGCGCGCGCCGATTAGCGCACTTTGCACTGGGGAGCCTCCGGGCGAATTCAGGATCAAAGCAACCGCGCTAGGCTTGCCACGCCGAAAGGCTTTTTCGATCAGCGGAGCCAGAGATTGATCGCTCAAGCCGCCCCGGTTTCCGGCGGCAATCACACCAGCCAGACGGATAACAGCGACGGATGGTGGCTTTTTGGTAAAGGGGATCCAACGTTTCATGAGTGGCATTTAGAAAGCCTGAAGCCTTCAAACAAGATGGGCGCTTCAACAAAGCGCCCACCTGATGCATATACGTCAATTTCAGAATGTCTGAACTAGCTGCGGATGCGCCAGCCAGTCTTAAATATCCACCAAATTACGACCATGCAGATTCCGGTGAAACCAGCGATAGCCAGAAGGCTCAATCCGATCGGCACATCGGCAAGACCAAAGAACGCCCAGCGGAATCCAGAGATCAAATATACCACTGGGTTGAACAGGGTCACGGTCTGCCAGAAAGGCGGCAGCATAGAGATCGAATAGAATGATCCGCCCAGGAAGACCAAAGGAGTCACGATCAAAAGTGGTACAAGCTGCAACTGTTCAAAGTTCTTAGCCCAGATCCCGATGATGAACCCAAACAAAGCAAAGCTCGTGCAGGTCAGCACCATAAAGGCGATCATCGCAATCGGGTGTTGGATACTCAGATCAACAAAGAAACCTGCGGTGGCCAAGATCACAACGCCTATGAACAGCGACTTGGTTGCAGCGGCGCCAACGTAACCGATAACGATCTCAAGAAAATTCACCGGCGCCGACAGAAGTTCGTAGATCGTCCCTATGAACTTCGGGAAATATATCCCAAATGATGCGTTCGATATGCCCTGCGTCATGATCGACAACATGATCAAACCCGGCACGATAAAGGCTCCGTAGCTGACGCCTTCAACCTGATCGATCCGACTGCCAATCGCGGCCCCAAACACTACAAAATAAAGCGACGTTGAGATCACCGGAGAGATAAAACTCTGGGTCAATGTGCGGAAGAACCGCGCCATTTCGAAAACATAGATGGCTTTGATGGCTGTCCAGTTCATGCTTGCCCCTCCTCGACCAAGCCTACGAAGATATCTTCGAGGCTGCTTTGCTCTGTTTGCAGATCCTTCAGCACCAATCCTGCGCCTGAGAGATCGGCCAACAACGTGGTGATACCTGTGCGCTCAGCTTTGGTGTCATAGGAGTAGGTGATAGATGTTCCATCCTCACTCAGGCTCAAATCATAGCCGTTGAGCCCCTCTGG carries:
- the uvrC gene encoding excinuclease ABC subunit UvrC; the protein is MSDTTSDEPQRLTGHVLIADYLKTLDGSPGVYRMLDSQARVLYVGKARNLKARVSSYSRPTGHTGRISRMISETASMMFLTTKTETEALLLEQNLIKQLKPKYNVLLRDDKSFPNILVSKAHDFPQVKKHRGAKKEKGNYYGPFASAGAVNRTLNQLQKVFMLRDCSDATFESRTRPCLQYQIKRCTAPCVGKISAEDYAVSVADAERYLQGRSTDIQEKLAGQMQEASANMEFEQAAVLRDRIRALTQVQTAQGINPRGVREADVIALHLEKGQACVQVFFIRANQNWGNKDYYPRVGADIEAAEVLEAFTGQFYDTKEPPRQLILSHPIENAELMSEALEEKAKRKVEITVPQRGEKVELVAGAVRNARESLARKMSESATQAKLLTGIAEAFSLEGPPERIEVYDNSHIQGTNAVGGMIVAGRDGFMKNSYRKFNIRGDDLTPGDDFGMMKEVLSRRFKRLLKEDPDRDKGHWPDLLLIDGGAGQVSAVAEIMREWGVEDIPMVGVAKGVDRDHGKEEFHRVGQRPFALRRNDPVLYFIQRLRDEAHRFAIGTHRAKRAKAVGATPLDEVPGVGATRKRALLAHFGSAKAVSRANLADLKAVEGISDSLAESIYDFFHEGR
- a CDS encoding calcium/sodium antiporter, which codes for MLVWLTAGLGLIILLLAGDALVRGAVNMSLRIGIPALIVSLTIVAFGTSAPELLIAISAIDDGAPGIALGNVVGSNTANILLVSGLPAILARLHTSTCDTRKNYVFMMAATALFIALAFCGVFTWLSGLILLAALTFVLGDAFRMAMQHRKNGKAACSEAEDLDDLEGADPDMPWWRIGMFLVLGLIGLPLGADLLVESAVDIARAFHVEEAVIGLTLVALGTSLPELATTVMAALRRQADVALGNVIGSNMFNLLAIMGIASLIGPIPVEDDFLEFDLWVMAGASLLILPFVWFKADITRRWGVLLTGLYVVYILAVLA
- a CDS encoding S49 family peptidase — protein: MKRWIPFTKKPPSVAVIRLAGVIAAGNRGGLSDQSLAPLIEKAFRRGKPSAVALILNSPGGSPVQSALIGARIRRLSEELDVPVFAFVEDVAASGGYWLAAAADEIYVDASSVVGSIGVISAGFGAHDFLQRHGIERRVHTAGKSKSMLDPFSPEKEEDVARLGEILEQIHENFIDHVKTRRGDKLIENDEMFTGEIWIGQKAIDQGLADGLGHIVPVMKEKFGKDVRFRRYDMRRPFWQRFGAQVAQDALSGIEERAEYARFGL
- a CDS encoding ABC transporter permease, whose product is MNWTAIKAIYVFEMARFFRTLTQSFISPVISTSLYFVVFGAAIGSRIDQVEGVSYGAFIVPGLIMLSIMTQGISNASFGIYFPKFIGTIYELLSAPVNFLEIVIGYVGAAATKSLFIGVVILATAGFFVDLSIQHPIAMIAFMVLTCTSFALFGFIIGIWAKNFEQLQLVPLLIVTPLVFLGGSFYSISMLPPFWQTVTLFNPVVYLISGFRWAFFGLADVPIGLSLLAIAGFTGICMVVIWWIFKTGWRIRS